One part of the Bdellovibrio sp. KM01 genome encodes these proteins:
- the cysE gene encoding serine O-acetyltransferase: MFGLWKRFKTLLNTYKAYDPAAKSLWEIALLYPGPKALIMHRIAHIFYQAHLYFIARLVAEVSRWLTGIEIHPGATLGHRLVIDHGFGVVIGETAIVGDDCIIFHGVTLGGIKFDPVKRHPTVGNRVMIGTGAKVLGPITIGDGALIGANAVVVKDVPAGATMIGPISQQK; the protein is encoded by the coding sequence ATGTTTGGTTTGTGGAAGCGTTTTAAGACGCTGTTAAATACGTACAAAGCTTATGATCCTGCAGCGAAATCTCTTTGGGAGATTGCTTTGCTGTATCCAGGTCCCAAAGCGTTGATCATGCATCGTATCGCGCACATCTTTTATCAGGCTCATTTGTATTTTATTGCTCGCTTGGTGGCGGAAGTTTCTCGTTGGTTGACGGGCATTGAAATTCATCCCGGAGCAACCTTGGGTCATCGTTTGGTTATCGATCACGGCTTTGGCGTGGTGATTGGTGAAACCGCGATTGTCGGTGACGATTGCATTATCTTTCACGGAGTGACATTAGGCGGAATCAAATTTGATCCGGTAAAACGCCATCCCACTGTAGGTAACAGAGTGATGATCGGAACCGGTGCGAAAGTTTTAGGCCCGATCACCATCGGTGACGGCGCCTTGATCGGTGCCAACGCCGTCGTCGTAAAAGACGTCCCCGCCGGCGCAACAATGATCGGCCCCATCTCCCAGCAAAAATAG
- a CDS encoding DUF962 domain-containing protein — translation MRTLESWFAEYSEGHQNPQNRIIHKICVPVIFFTVVGLLLQIPVQMGPIRLGELLIACALGWYATLGAKPFVIMLGQLAISYVLLYFLGHFLQPLWLLLVILFVIAWIGQFYGHKLEGKRPSFFKDLQFLFIGPLWVLKDIFFRTQQ, via the coding sequence ATGAGAACGTTAGAATCTTGGTTTGCGGAATACAGTGAAGGTCATCAAAATCCACAAAACAGAATCATCCATAAAATCTGCGTGCCCGTGATCTTCTTTACCGTTGTGGGTTTGCTGCTGCAGATTCCGGTGCAAATGGGTCCGATCCGCCTGGGTGAGTTGTTGATTGCTTGTGCTTTGGGTTGGTATGCCACTCTGGGAGCAAAACCTTTTGTAATTATGCTTGGCCAATTGGCGATCAGTTATGTGCTTTTGTATTTCCTGGGACACTTTCTTCAGCCGTTGTGGTTGTTGTTGGTGATCCTTTTTGTGATTGCTTGGATTGGTCAGTTCTATGGGCATAAGCTCGAGGGAAAAAGACCGTCTTTCTTTAAGGATCTTCAATTCCTATTTATCGGGCCTCTCTGGGTTCTAAAAGACATTTTCTTTAGGACTCAGCAGTAA